One stretch of Schlesneria sp. DSM 10557 DNA includes these proteins:
- a CDS encoding PVC-type heme-binding CxxCH protein, with protein sequence MHRAPKWFVRCLLTAGMTLLAGFNPLCGEESDFSGELPSIPGKSPDESLKAIRLKGGFHAELVAAEPLIRSPMGMTFDEYGRAFVVELPEYNQYASPAPHGKGSIRRLVDTDGDGRFDQATVYVDDLDYPTAVACWNGGILVGVAPDILFCKDTDGDGIADIRQRLFTGFGQDKAGEGMLNSFQWRFDNRFHIPTGLDGGEIVAVADPSQADQKIDKPINVRGQHLLLEPRQMTLTATSGGGQHGMSLDRWQLRGFVCGNSEPVHMIMYDGRYLSRNPYLQAPAAAINIAPDGKFTKLMRISPVEPWRILRTRLRSQGAIPGSDEGGSASGFFTGATGITSYQGDAWPNEFLDNVFVGEVANNLVYRARLEPAGVGLTAHRADAQAEFLASSDNWFRPVQFANAPDGTLYVIDMYRQLIEGAAFLAPQILKHMDTSAGANQGRIYRIAPDGFQPKPVARLGDLPTVELVKLLEHTNGWHRLTASRLIYERQDSAAIAPLNAMAKSSASPLSRIMALYSLQGLSALEPSLVISELRSDDPRARQHALRLAESFVDRPDVAEAVVAVAQDNDLSVRYQAAFTLGAFPAQAVTAALSQLALKDGADTWMQLAILSSVGDRRGEFFTQLLKNPQTRQEPQIRKLLGILAEQMGAANSKTELTQFLKELNSLSESPADHSLAVELVRNVVNKHSSLGELLDGTAGGKVHSILATMADEAEATAQNESQATDARVNAIRTLGVMPFDRVQATLANLITPREPQPIQAAALETLSRYDSDNVAAMMIDVWKSQTPPLRATSVETLFSRPQWIGQFLDAVSDNRIATAELDPARIALLKKHQDAKIRERAEKLFAGATIDRRADVVAAYQSSLEKAGDVERGRALFRKTCAACHKLEGVGESIGADLNAIKDRGMAAVMLNILDPNREVKPQFFTYVVALESGRTVTGMIAAETANSLTLRKSDNTTETILRVDIEEIVSTGLSFMPEGLEKQLDVAAMADLLAYLNASK encoded by the coding sequence ATGCATCGCGCTCCGAAGTGGTTTGTCCGTTGTTTGCTGACGGCCGGAATGACGCTACTGGCGGGCTTTAACCCTCTGTGCGGGGAAGAATCGGACTTCAGCGGAGAACTTCCCAGTATTCCCGGTAAATCTCCCGACGAATCTCTGAAGGCGATCCGGTTGAAGGGGGGCTTCCACGCTGAACTTGTTGCCGCGGAGCCGCTGATCCGATCGCCCATGGGAATGACGTTTGACGAATACGGTCGGGCGTTCGTCGTTGAGTTGCCCGAGTACAACCAGTACGCCAGTCCTGCTCCCCACGGAAAAGGCTCCATCCGGCGACTGGTCGATACAGACGGGGACGGTCGATTCGATCAGGCGACCGTTTACGTCGATGACCTGGACTATCCGACGGCCGTGGCGTGCTGGAATGGGGGGATTCTGGTGGGGGTTGCACCCGATATCCTGTTCTGCAAGGACACCGATGGAGACGGAATAGCGGATATTCGGCAGAGGCTGTTCACCGGCTTCGGGCAGGATAAAGCGGGTGAAGGGATGCTCAACTCCTTTCAGTGGCGTTTCGATAATCGGTTTCATATTCCGACAGGACTGGATGGTGGCGAGATCGTTGCCGTAGCGGATCCTTCTCAGGCGGATCAGAAAATCGATAAGCCGATCAATGTGCGCGGCCAGCACCTGCTGCTGGAACCACGGCAGATGACGCTCACCGCAACAAGCGGCGGTGGTCAGCATGGGATGAGTCTCGATCGCTGGCAACTGCGGGGATTTGTCTGTGGCAACAGCGAACCGGTGCACATGATTATGTACGACGGACGATATCTGTCGCGTAATCCTTATTTGCAGGCTCCGGCTGCAGCGATCAATATCGCACCCGACGGGAAGTTCACGAAACTGATGCGGATCAGTCCCGTCGAACCATGGCGAATTCTGCGGACCCGCTTGCGGAGTCAGGGAGCCATCCCGGGTTCTGACGAGGGTGGCAGCGCATCGGGATTCTTTACCGGGGCAACGGGCATCACGTCCTATCAGGGAGATGCCTGGCCGAACGAATTTCTGGACAATGTCTTCGTAGGGGAAGTCGCGAATAACCTCGTCTATCGAGCCCGACTGGAACCGGCCGGAGTCGGTCTGACCGCACACCGCGCGGATGCCCAGGCTGAATTTCTCGCTTCGTCGGATAACTGGTTTCGACCCGTTCAGTTTGCCAACGCGCCCGACGGGACGCTGTATGTGATCGATATGTACCGTCAGCTCATTGAAGGGGCGGCCTTTCTCGCCCCCCAGATCCTGAAGCATATGGATACGAGTGCAGGGGCCAATCAGGGACGCATCTATCGGATCGCTCCGGATGGTTTTCAGCCGAAGCCGGTAGCTCGTCTCGGCGATCTGCCGACGGTCGAACTGGTCAAATTGCTGGAACACACGAACGGGTGGCACAGGCTGACTGCTTCCCGACTGATTTATGAGCGTCAGGACTCGGCCGCAATCGCACCGCTGAACGCCATGGCAAAGTCGTCTGCCTCACCCCTCTCACGGATTATGGCGCTGTACTCGCTGCAGGGATTGTCGGCTCTGGAGCCGTCGCTTGTCATTTCTGAACTGCGGTCAGACGACCCTCGTGCACGGCAGCACGCTCTCAGGCTGGCTGAATCGTTCGTTGATCGACCCGATGTCGCCGAAGCGGTGGTCGCGGTTGCCCAGGACAATGACCTGAGCGTTCGTTACCAGGCGGCTTTCACACTCGGGGCATTTCCCGCTCAGGCCGTGACGGCAGCCCTGAGTCAATTGGCACTCAAGGATGGTGCAGACACGTGGATGCAGCTCGCAATCCTCAGTTCCGTGGGGGATCGTCGGGGCGAGTTCTTCACGCAGTTGCTGAAGAACCCTCAGACCCGGCAGGAACCACAGATTCGAAAGCTGCTGGGAATCCTCGCCGAGCAGATGGGGGCCGCCAACTCCAAGACGGAACTGACGCAGTTCCTGAAAGAATTGAATTCGTTATCCGAATCTCCGGCAGATCATTCTCTCGCGGTTGAGCTTGTGCGAAATGTGGTCAACAAGCACTCCTCGCTGGGAGAGCTACTTGATGGAACTGCGGGTGGAAAAGTTCACTCCATCCTGGCCACCATGGCGGACGAGGCTGAGGCGACCGCTCAGAACGAATCTCAGGCCACGGATGCACGGGTCAACGCAATCCGAACACTGGGGGTGATGCCCTTTGATCGCGTTCAGGCCACGCTTGCCAATTTGATTACACCTCGCGAGCCGCAGCCGATTCAGGCGGCTGCACTGGAGACGCTTTCACGGTATGACAGTGATAACGTCGCAGCCATGATGATCGATGTCTGGAAATCTCAGACACCACCGCTGCGTGCCACGTCGGTTGAAACGCTCTTCTCGCGACCTCAATGGATTGGACAATTTCTGGACGCCGTCAGTGACAATCGGATTGCGACCGCGGAACTCGATCCCGCCAGGATCGCTCTGCTCAAGAAGCATCAGGATGCAAAAATTCGTGAGCGAGCTGAAAAGCTGTTCGCCGGGGCGACGATCGACCGCCGTGCGGATGTCGTAGCCGCCTATCAGTCATCACTGGAAAAAGCGGGCGACGTCGAACGAGGCCGCGCTCTGTTCCGCAAGACTTGTGCGGCCTGCCACAAGCTGGAGGGAGTTGGCGAGTCGATCGGGGCGGATCTGAATGCGATCAAAGACCGGGGCATGGCGGCGGTGATGCTGAATATTCTCGATCCGAACCGCGAAGTTAAGCCGCAGTTCTTTACGTATGTCGTGGCTTTGGAAAGTGGTCGTACGGTCACCGGTATGATCGCCGCCGAGACGGCAAACAGCCTGACACTCAGAAAGTCGGATAACACCACCGAGACAATTCTGCGGGTGGATATCGAAGAGATCGTCAGTACGGGACTTTCGTTTATGCCGGAAGGTCTGGAGAAGCAACTCGATGTCGCGGCGATGGCGGACTTGTTGGCCTACCTCAACGCCTCGAAGTAG
- a CDS encoding neutral/alkaline non-lysosomal ceramidase N-terminal domain-containing protein, with protein sequence MNCVLGIFLLAISAMAGSDVTAAEGAKGDAAATEWKAGVARTVITPKTAVWLAGYGSKRAPDGKLHDLWMKAVALEDTKGNRAVLITSDFQGVPKIMSDIVFQRVKEKYDLDRKQIMFTFSHNHCGPRLGDDLVDYYIVDPEQVKLVDEYTAEMVTATVDLVGEALANLAPATLKMGEGHATFAVNRRNNREADVANMLEKGIPLLGPVDHSVPILTVTRPDGMLEAVLFGYACHPTTLSFMTWCGDYPGFAQVEIEKNHPGTTAMFVNTCGGDQNPLPRRTVQLCEKYGHMLAVGVEEALVQTLTTVSGGLRTAFELVELPYLKTVTREDLNKFAAENHEIRARWARRMLAKLDAGETFSNSYPYPVHAWQLGKEMLVIGQGAETVVDYALRFKHEYGPGTWVCGYTDDMISYIPSRRVWEEGGYEGGSSLYEYGRPALRWAGDVEDRIAASVKKLVEQVRD encoded by the coding sequence ATGAATTGCGTTCTCGGTATTTTCCTGCTGGCGATCAGCGCGATGGCTGGGTCAGACGTCACGGCAGCAGAAGGTGCGAAGGGAGACGCCGCCGCGACCGAGTGGAAGGCGGGGGTCGCACGGACCGTCATTACTCCCAAGACTGCGGTCTGGCTGGCGGGGTACGGGTCCAAACGTGCACCTGACGGTAAGCTGCACGATCTGTGGATGAAGGCCGTGGCACTGGAAGACACGAAGGGGAATCGTGCCGTGCTGATTACCAGTGATTTTCAGGGGGTGCCGAAAATCATGAGTGATATCGTGTTCCAGCGGGTCAAAGAGAAATATGACCTTGATCGTAAGCAGATCATGTTCACCTTCTCTCACAATCATTGCGGGCCTCGTCTGGGCGATGATCTTGTTGATTACTACATCGTCGACCCTGAGCAGGTCAAACTGGTTGACGAATACACGGCCGAGATGGTCACTGCGACGGTGGATCTGGTGGGTGAAGCACTGGCAAACCTTGCTCCGGCAACCCTGAAGATGGGGGAAGGGCACGCGACGTTTGCCGTGAACCGCCGAAACAATCGTGAAGCCGACGTGGCCAATATGCTGGAAAAGGGGATCCCTCTGCTGGGGCCCGTCGATCATTCGGTCCCGATTCTCACGGTCACGCGACCCGATGGAATGCTGGAGGCCGTGCTGTTCGGCTATGCCTGCCATCCGACGACTCTCAGCTTCATGACCTGGTGCGGGGACTATCCCGGCTTTGCGCAAGTCGAGATTGAAAAGAACCATCCCGGTACGACAGCCATGTTCGTCAACACGTGCGGGGGGGACCAGAACCCCTTGCCCCGACGTACGGTCCAGCTCTGTGAAAAGTATGGTCACATGCTGGCCGTCGGTGTGGAAGAGGCGCTCGTGCAAACGCTGACGACGGTGTCGGGAGGGTTGCGGACCGCCTTTGAACTGGTCGAGCTTCCCTATCTGAAGACGGTCACCCGGGAAGACCTCAACAAGTTCGCGGCCGAGAATCACGAGATTCGAGCGCGGTGGGCCCGTCGAATGCTCGCCAAGCTTGACGCAGGGGAAACCTTCTCAAATTCCTACCCGTACCCGGTCCATGCCTGGCAATTAGGGAAAGAGATGCTGGTGATCGGTCAGGGGGCTGAGACGGTTGTTGACTATGCTCTGAGATTCAAGCACGAGTACGGGCCCGGAACGTGGGTCTGTGGTTATACCGACGACATGATCTCGTACATCCCTTCGCGCCGAGTCTGGGAAGAAGGGGGTTACGAAGGGGGATCCAGTCTGTACGAGTACGGTCGTCCCGCCCTTCGCTGGGCAGGCGATGTGGAAGATCGAATTGCCGCTTCGGTTAAGAAACTGGTCGAACAAGTACGGGATTAA
- a CDS encoding formylglycine-generating enzyme family protein, translating to MACSVTGGCGSGDASTPASSKVTSVGASVTPRPELELVVPAVSSETSSSNMELILIQPGKFLMGSSEGDYRSQPQEHPIHIVEIKAPFYLGKYEVTQDQYRAVMGKNPSWFSAEGTGKKEVEGIDTSQFPVESLSWYEALEYLNGLSRVEGLPPYYTLEEIELREYPRENIEEPKLAIATAKVTINGGPGYRLPTEEEWEYACRAGTETAWCFGDTDAVLDEYAVTGYLNSGQRAHEKGERKPNPLGLFDIHGNVAEFCSNAYSEEAYRTSQETDESVPATHRVIRGGSWFNGPLLARCAARNGEPVGFPKNYVGLRVARSVAEVPTGTE from the coding sequence TTGGCCTGTTCTGTAACGGGAGGATGCGGTTCCGGCGATGCGTCGACCCCGGCATCTTCGAAGGTGACCTCCGTCGGTGCCTCGGTGACACCACGGCCCGAACTGGAACTGGTCGTACCGGCCGTCTCATCAGAAACCAGTTCCAGTAACATGGAACTGATTCTGATTCAGCCGGGAAAATTCCTGATGGGGTCGTCCGAAGGAGATTACCGGTCGCAACCACAAGAGCACCCCATCCACATTGTCGAGATTAAGGCTCCCTTTTATCTGGGGAAGTATGAGGTCACCCAGGATCAGTACCGGGCCGTCATGGGAAAGAACCCCAGCTGGTTCAGTGCCGAAGGGACCGGAAAGAAAGAAGTCGAGGGCATCGACACCAGCCAGTTCCCGGTGGAATCCCTTTCCTGGTACGAAGCGCTCGAGTATCTGAATGGTCTCAGTCGAGTCGAAGGTTTGCCCCCTTACTACACGCTCGAGGAGATCGAACTGCGGGAGTATCCTCGCGAGAACATCGAAGAACCGAAGCTGGCGATCGCTACAGCGAAGGTGACGATTAACGGAGGACCGGGCTATCGGTTACCGACCGAAGAAGAGTGGGAGTATGCCTGCCGCGCCGGTACAGAAACCGCCTGGTGCTTTGGGGATACTGATGCGGTCCTGGATGAATACGCTGTCACGGGCTATCTCAACTCGGGACAACGTGCCCACGAGAAGGGAGAGCGCAAACCCAATCCCCTGGGCTTGTTCGATATTCACGGAAACGTGGCGGAATTCTGTTCCAATGCCTATAGCGAAGAGGCCTACCGCACGTCGCAAGAGACGGATGAGTCCGTTCCGGCGACGCATCGGGTGATCCGCGGAGGGTCCTGGTTCAACGGCCCGCTGCTGGCCCGTTGCGCCGCTCGCAATGGCGAACCCGTCGGCTTCCCGAAAAACTATGTCGGGTTGCGAGTCGCGCGGAGTGTCGCCGAGGTTCCCACGGGAACCGAGTAG
- a CDS encoding DUF1559 domain-containing protein, with the protein MLLKDSRSCFRRPQGCRPLQGFTLIELLVVIAIIAVLIALLLPAVQQAREAARRTQCKNNMKQIGLALHNYHDTHDCFPMGETTTQADDPLTGHSVHVEILPYMDLANIYNRFNFSHSTWLCCGITDPVHAAAIQTKIPAFLCPSSTHAPSANYSAGTPELNKQGIAEYEAIMGSDRYPHRCPPSNGRDEEQKSIGGMFNFNIKYSLRDCTDGSSNTMAFGEYSHKAPGQNYGSLGSHHDATHAWAMGYTFYNCTGRGGDYAYGLRVIAYPPNSRAYRQYAWTEVPVHNTITKAALKSGHVGGVHTLLCDGSVRFISDSIDLTTYKNLADRADGNALGEF; encoded by the coding sequence ATGCTGCTGAAAGATTCCAGGTCTTGCTTCAGGCGCCCACAAGGCTGCCGCCCGTTACAAGGGTTTACGCTGATTGAACTGCTGGTCGTGATCGCGATCATTGCCGTTCTGATTGCGCTCCTGCTTCCCGCGGTGCAGCAGGCTCGTGAAGCCGCACGCCGGACGCAGTGCAAGAACAATATGAAGCAGATTGGTCTGGCGCTTCATAACTATCACGATACCCATGACTGCTTCCCCATGGGCGAAACCACGACTCAGGCGGATGATCCTCTCACCGGCCATTCCGTGCATGTCGAGATCCTTCCCTATATGGATCTGGCGAACATCTATAACCGCTTCAACTTCAGTCACTCGACATGGCTTTGCTGCGGGATTACTGACCCTGTGCACGCCGCCGCGATCCAGACCAAGATTCCCGCGTTTTTGTGCCCTTCGTCGACTCATGCTCCCAGCGCAAACTACTCGGCAGGCACACCGGAATTGAACAAGCAGGGGATCGCGGAATACGAGGCCATTATGGGTTCGGACCGCTATCCACACCGCTGCCCTCCCAGCAATGGTCGGGATGAAGAGCAGAAGTCGATCGGGGGTATGTTCAACTTCAATATCAAATATTCTCTGCGTGATTGCACGGACGGTAGTTCCAACACGATGGCATTCGGCGAGTACTCGCACAAAGCCCCCGGTCAGAATTATGGCTCGTTGGGGAGTCATCACGACGCAACCCATGCCTGGGCGATGGGCTACACGTTTTACAACTGCACCGGCAGGGGTGGAGACTACGCATATGGACTGCGCGTGATTGCCTATCCGCCGAATAGTCGTGCTTACCGTCAGTATGCATGGACTGAGGTCCCTGTTCACAACACGATCACGAAAGCCGCTCTGAAGAGTGGTCACGTCGGTGGTGTGCACACGCTCTTGTGCGATGGGTCAGTCCGCTTTATCAGCGATTCGATCGACCTGACGACCTACAAGAATCTGGCCGACCGGGCCGACGGGAACGCACTGGGCGAGTTCTAA
- a CDS encoding alpha/beta hydrolase family protein, giving the protein MPWSSLYPKHFICLRGTRTLTALVLLSCLMTPPSWGQTWPALPERNAAVNLPAQEWPLRPGPREVKVLVHYPQGELARVDASTGLMLTLHNWGGVDCVGTAAPQELADRLNVIALCVNYLQSGPQDSIHGPEPYDFGYLQGLDALRSLWWIRDQLKAANRSYDDSRIYSTGGSGGGNVTLMANKLAPRTFTCLIDLCGMKKLSNDIAFNISGGSDLNARWSPAPEHPYYLHPWEQELRFVGCPEHLWTMRKMDSTSKIIVVHGVDDTTCPFEDAVAMVNEMTRAQLDVEPHFISKADLDGKIFTSSGHALGNRTEIVFRVADKYLNPQSHQLLRRTTPPDFDRKDAVRYRTSDGEVVISYAQGFPVGRFEPKAAPVQYPNHQQLTTYIAPDGASHPIQTPQDWDARRRQIQAQFELAAGPLPGPDFRVPLDVQIQETTQLETVTRIKLTYQSDPFDRVPAYLFLPGNGATEKSPAMLCLHQTFRGGKDEPGGVDGSPSLNYALELARRGYVTLAPDYPSFGEHRYEFGKQSPYDSGTMKAIWDNIRAVDLLESRPEVDRQRIGTIGHSLGGHNSLFTALFEPRLQVVVTSCGFCRFHKDDVPSWTGPNYMPLIASKFGNDPNQVPFDFPELIAAIAPRACFVSAAENDDDFDANGVRETIEFARPIFELHQVADQLVAIYPPTEHSFPDSARRSAYEFIDQVLHHTPADRDIPPTSK; this is encoded by the coding sequence ATGCCCTGGTCCTCCTTATACCCAAAGCATTTCATTTGTCTCAGGGGGACGAGGACACTGACCGCTCTCGTCCTTCTTTCGTGCCTGATGACGCCCCCTTCCTGGGGACAGACATGGCCTGCACTACCCGAACGTAACGCTGCCGTGAACCTTCCCGCGCAGGAATGGCCTCTTCGCCCGGGACCACGCGAGGTGAAGGTGCTGGTCCATTATCCGCAGGGCGAACTTGCCCGCGTCGATGCCAGCACCGGACTGATGCTCACCCTTCACAACTGGGGAGGTGTCGACTGCGTCGGGACTGCCGCCCCTCAAGAACTCGCCGACCGGCTGAATGTCATCGCGCTGTGCGTGAACTATCTGCAAAGCGGACCTCAGGACTCCATCCACGGGCCCGAGCCTTATGATTTCGGCTATCTGCAGGGACTCGACGCCTTACGTTCGCTCTGGTGGATCCGCGATCAACTGAAAGCCGCGAATCGCTCTTACGACGACAGCCGTATTTATTCCACGGGCGGATCAGGTGGGGGCAATGTGACGCTGATGGCCAACAAGCTGGCTCCACGCACATTCACCTGTCTCATCGATCTGTGCGGGATGAAGAAATTATCGAATGACATTGCGTTCAACATCAGCGGCGGGAGTGACCTCAACGCCCGCTGGTCCCCTGCGCCGGAACACCCCTACTATCTCCACCCGTGGGAACAGGAATTGCGCTTTGTAGGTTGCCCCGAGCACCTGTGGACAATGCGGAAAATGGACAGCACCTCGAAGATCATCGTCGTGCATGGTGTTGATGACACGACCTGCCCTTTCGAAGACGCCGTCGCAATGGTCAACGAGATGACACGAGCCCAACTGGATGTAGAGCCTCATTTCATCTCAAAAGCTGACCTGGACGGAAAGATCTTCACCTCGTCGGGGCACGCACTGGGAAATCGGACAGAAATTGTCTTTCGCGTCGCCGACAAGTATCTCAACCCGCAAAGCCATCAGTTGCTTCGCCGAACCACGCCACCTGACTTCGATCGGAAAGACGCGGTACGGTATCGAACGTCTGATGGTGAGGTCGTCATTTCCTATGCGCAGGGATTCCCCGTGGGGCGATTCGAACCCAAGGCGGCCCCTGTGCAATACCCCAATCACCAGCAGTTGACGACTTACATCGCACCCGACGGTGCTTCTCATCCGATCCAGACTCCCCAGGACTGGGACGCGCGGCGACGGCAGATTCAAGCTCAGTTCGAGCTGGCTGCGGGCCCTCTGCCCGGGCCGGATTTCCGAGTTCCCCTCGACGTCCAGATCCAGGAGACAACCCAACTCGAAACTGTCACACGTATCAAGCTGACCTACCAGTCCGATCCCTTTGATCGAGTCCCGGCATACCTGTTCCTGCCCGGGAACGGAGCAACAGAAAAATCCCCCGCCATGCTCTGCCTGCATCAGACGTTCCGGGGAGGGAAGGACGAACCAGGGGGCGTGGACGGGAGCCCTTCGCTCAATTATGCACTGGAGCTTGCCCGACGCGGCTACGTGACGCTGGCTCCCGACTACCCGTCGTTCGGAGAGCACCGCTACGAATTTGGTAAGCAATCGCCTTACGACAGCGGAACCATGAAAGCCATCTGGGATAACATTCGCGCCGTCGATCTGCTGGAGTCCCGTCCGGAAGTCGATCGCCAGCGCATCGGCACCATCGGACACTCCCTCGGCGGACACAACTCCCTGTTCACAGCCTTGTTCGAACCCCGACTGCAGGTGGTCGTGACCAGTTGCGGGTTCTGTCGGTTTCACAAGGACGATGTCCCCAGTTGGACCGGCCCCAATTACATGCCCCTGATCGCTTCGAAATTCGGAAACGACCCGAACCAGGTCCCGTTTGATTTCCCGGAATTGATCGCCGCGATCGCGCCTCGTGCCTGTTTCGTCAGCGCCGCCGAAAACGATGATGATTTTGATGCTAATGGCGTCCGCGAAACAATCGAGTTCGCCCGGCCCATTTTTGAACTGCATCAGGTCGCCGACCAACTCGTTGCGATTTATCCCCCGACGGAACATTCTTTCCCGGACAGCGCCCGGCGTTCCGCCTATGAATTTATCGATCAAGTT